One genomic segment of Pandoraea thiooxydans includes these proteins:
- a CDS encoding IclR family transcriptional regulator, with the protein MKDASQESRTSIQVIERMMRLLDALASHADPVSLKELALATELHPSTAHRILNDMVTCRFVDRSDPGTYRLGMRLLELGNLVKERLSVRDAALQPMRGLHRLTGQTVNLSVRQGDEIVYVERAYSERSGMQVVRAIGGHAPLHLTSVGKLFLAADETARVRAYATRTGLSGHTSNSITDLGKLERELNSVRSHGYARDNEELELGVRCIAAGIYDDGGKLVAGLSLSAPADRMQDAWLASLNETAVQISQALGFKRPAADGAQTTADFAGGALRTAAAAQASE; encoded by the coding sequence ATGAAAGACGCCAGTCAAGAATCCCGTACGTCCATTCAAGTTATCGAACGCATGATGCGGCTGCTCGATGCGCTTGCCTCGCATGCGGATCCCGTCAGTCTCAAAGAACTGGCCCTGGCGACCGAGCTGCACCCGTCGACCGCGCATCGGATCCTCAACGATATGGTGACTTGCCGCTTCGTCGATCGCTCCGACCCCGGCACTTACCGGCTTGGCATGCGTCTGCTGGAGCTGGGCAATTTGGTCAAGGAGCGGCTGTCGGTGCGCGACGCCGCACTGCAGCCGATGCGCGGCCTGCACCGGTTGACCGGCCAAACGGTCAACCTCTCGGTACGGCAGGGCGATGAAATCGTCTACGTCGAGCGCGCTTACAGCGAGCGCTCGGGCATGCAGGTGGTGCGGGCCATTGGCGGTCACGCGCCGCTGCACTTGACCTCCGTGGGCAAGCTGTTTCTGGCAGCCGACGAAACCGCGAGGGTGCGCGCCTATGCCACGCGCACCGGGCTGTCGGGTCACACCAGCAACAGCATCACCGATCTGGGCAAGCTCGAGCGCGAACTCAATTCGGTACGCAGCCATGGCTATGCGCGCGACAATGAAGAGCTCGAATTGGGCGTGCGCTGTATCGCTGCCGGGATTTACGACGATGGCGGCAAGCTCGTCGCCGGCCTGTCGCTGTCGGCACCGGCCGATCGCATGCAGGACGCGTGGCTGGCCAGTCTCAACGAAACCGCCGTACAGATCTCGCAGGCGCTGGGCTTCAAGCGTCCCGCCGCCGATGGCGCGCAGACAACAGCCGATTTCGCGGGCGGCGCCTTGCGAACGGCGGCAGCCGCCCAGGCCAGCGAGTAA
- a CDS encoding (Fe-S)-binding protein → MRVGLFVTCLIDLMRPEIGMSVLDLLESAGCEVVVPETQTCCGQPGYNSGERSIARDLAQKFLDEFEEFDYVVVPSGSCGGMVKAHYGDLLRDDPELMGRFERLQPRVYELTDFLVNVLKLDKVPGTFSGEVTYHDSCSGLRELGVQAQPRALLGLLPGVTLTEMKDCQACCGFGGTFALKYGDISTAIVDEKCANIKASGAPTVVLGDLGCILNIEGRLRRTGDRTTRVLHIAEVLAGRSDK, encoded by the coding sequence ATGCGAGTTGGCTTGTTCGTTACCTGCCTGATCGACCTGATGCGACCGGAAATCGGTATGTCGGTGCTGGATTTACTGGAATCGGCCGGCTGCGAGGTGGTCGTGCCCGAGACCCAAACGTGCTGTGGCCAACCCGGTTACAACTCGGGGGAGCGCAGCATCGCGCGCGATCTGGCGCAGAAATTCCTCGACGAGTTTGAAGAGTTCGACTACGTGGTCGTGCCTTCCGGCTCTTGCGGGGGCATGGTCAAGGCGCATTACGGGGATCTGCTGCGCGACGACCCTGAATTGATGGGGCGGTTCGAGCGGCTGCAGCCGCGCGTCTATGAACTGACCGATTTCCTGGTCAATGTGCTCAAACTCGACAAGGTGCCCGGCACTTTCAGCGGCGAAGTCACGTACCACGATTCCTGTTCCGGCTTGCGCGAATTGGGGGTGCAGGCACAACCGCGCGCCTTGCTCGGCCTGCTGCCGGGCGTGACCCTGACGGAGATGAAGGATTGCCAGGCGTGCTGCGGTTTTGGCGGCACCTTCGCGCTCAAGTATGGCGACATCTCGACGGCAATCGTCGACGAGAAGTGCGCGAACATCAAAGCCAGCGGTGCCCCGACTGTCGTGCTCGGCGATCTCGGTTGCATCCTGAACATCGAGGGCCGGCTGCGCCGCACGGGCGACCGCACCACTCGCGTGCTGCACATTGCCGAGGTGCTCGCCGGCCGGTCGGACAAATGA